One segment of Triticum aestivum cultivar Chinese Spring chromosome 2A, IWGSC CS RefSeq v2.1, whole genome shotgun sequence DNA contains the following:
- the LOC123189120 gene encoding acetyl-coenzyme A synthetase, chloroplastic/glyoxysomal — protein MAQYIYATTARCCCSSARAHPAIPLQAPAPAPSSSRSPLRWRSAMGASDRLAVAAARPRHAAPCAATVLGEPLPASDDHGLVHPSADFAAQALVSSPQQYLEMYQRSIDDPAGFWSEIAETFYWKQKWSPEEVCNENLDVTKGPIKIEWFKGGKTNICHNAVDRYVEAGDGAKIAMYWEGNEPDQDGKLTYSELLDKVCQLANYLKSVGVEKGDAVVIYLPMLMELPIAMLACARIGAVHSVVFAGFSADAIAQRITDCKPKVVITCNAVKRGQKLIPLKDIVDASLVESAKNGVTVGICLTYENQLAMKKEDTQWIAGRDVWWQDVVPNFPTRCDVEWVDAEDPLFLLYTSGSTGKPKGVLHTTGGYMVYAATTFKHAFDYKPTDIYWCTADCGWITGHSYVTYGPLLNGATVLVYEGAPNYPDPGRCWDIVDKYGVTIFYTAPTLIRSLMRDGSVYVDRYSRKSLRVLGSVGEPINPTAWRWFYNVVGDSRCPISDTWWQTETGGFMITPLPGAWPQKPGSATFPFFGVQPVIVDEKGREMTGECSGYLCIKNSWPGAFRTLYGDKDRYETTYFKPFSGYYFSGDGCRRDKDGYHWLTGRVDDVINVSGHRIGTAEVESALVSHPKCAEAAVVGIDHEVKGQGIYAFVTLVDGVPYSDDLRKSLIMAVRSQIGAFAAPDKIHWAPGLPKTRSGKIMRRILRKIASRQLDELGDTSTLADPGVVDQLISLSDS, from the exons ATGGCCCAGTATATATACGCCACCACAGCCCGCTGCTGCTGCAGCTCCGCACGCGCCCACCCCGCGATCCCGCTCCAGGCTCCCGCGCCAGCCCCGTCCTCGTCTCGATCGCCGCTCCGGTGGAGGTCGGCCATGGGCGCGAGCGATCGCCTGGCGGTGGCCGCCGCCAGGCCGCGTCACGCGGCGCCGTGTGCGGCGACCGTGCTGGGCGAGCCGCTGCCGGCCTCCGACGACCACGGCCTCGTCCACCCCAGCGCCGACTTCGCCGCGCAGGCCCTTGTCTCCTCTCCGCAGCAG TACCTGGAGATGTATCAGCGGTCGATTGACGATCCTGCCGGGTTCTGGTCAGAGATCGCTGAAACATTCTACTGGAAGCAGAAGTGGAGCCCTGAGGAAGTCTGTAATGAGAACCTTGATGTCACAAAGGGGCCGATCAAGATCGAA TGGTTTAAAGGGGGCAAAACTAACATATGCCACAATGCCGTGGACCGCTACGTGGAGGCCGGGGACGGTGCGAAGATTGCCATGTATTGGGAGGGGAATGAGCCTGATCAGGATGGGAAGCTCACATACTCAGAGCTCTTGGATAAGGTTTGCCAG CTGGCCAATTATTTGAAGAGTGTCGGAGTTGAAAAAGGTGATGCTGTGGTGATCTACTTGCCGATGCTCATGGAGCTGCCTATTGCAATGCTTGCATGCGCTCGCATTGGTGCTGTGCACTCT GTGGTGTTTGCTGGCTTCTCCGCCGATGCAATAGCCCAAAGGATCACTGACTGCAAGCCTAAGGTTGTGATTACATGCAATGCTGTCAAAAGGGGGCAGAAACTCATCCCTCTCAAAGATATAGTAGATGCGTCTCTTGttgaaagtgcaaaaaatggtgtCACAGTAG GCATTTGTTTGACATATGAAAATCAGTTGGCCATGAAGAAAGAGGACACACAATGGATAGCTGGAAGAGATGTCTGGTGGCAG GATGTTGTGCCCAATTTCCCAACTAGATGTGATGTGGAATGGGTTGATGCAGAGGATCCATTGTTTCTTCTGTACACTAGTGGCAGCACAGGAAAACCAAAG GGTGTATTGCATACAACGGGGGGCTATATGGTATATGCCGCAACAACATTTAAACATGCATTTGATTACAAGCCAACAGACATATACTG GTGCACTGCAGACTGTGGCTGGATTACTGGACATAGTTATGTGACTTATGGTCCTCTCCTGAATGGAGCCACAGTTCTCGTTTATGAAGGG GCTCCAAACTACCCTGATCCTGGTCGGTGTTGGGACATCGTTGACAAATACGGAGTGACAATATTTTATACTGCACCAACACTTATCCGTTCACTCATGCGTGATGGTTCCGTG TATGTTGATCGGTACTCTCGTAAGTCTCTTCGAGTTTTAGGAAGTGTGGGTGAGCCAATTAATCCAACTGCATGGAG GTGGTTCTATAATGTTGTCGGTGATTCGAGATGCCCCATATCAGACACTTGGTGGCAGACTGAAACTGGTGGTTTTATG ATTACACCTTTACCTGGCGCTTGGCCTCAGAAACCAGGATCTGCTACATTTCCTTTCTTTGGTGTACAG CCAGTGATTGTTGACGAAAAAGGACGGGAAATGACTGGAGAATGCAGTGGATACCTTTGCATAAAGAACTCATGGCCTGGAGCTTTCCGCACTCTGTATGGAGATAAGGACAGATATGAGACAACATACTTCAAACCATTCTCTGGCTATTATTTCTCTGGTGATGGTTGTAGGAG GGACAAAGATGGTTACCATTGGCTGACAGGAAGAGTGGATGATGTTATCAATGTCAG TGGGCATCGGATTGGTACAGCAGAGGTTGAATCTGCTCTTGTTTCACATCCAAAATGTGCCGAGGCCGCTGTTGTCGGAATTGACCATGAG GTTAAAGGTCAGGGAATCTACGCATTTGTAACTTTGGTGGATGGTGTTCCTTACAGTGATGATCTACGAAAAAGCCTCATTATGGCGGTCCGCAGCCAG ATTGGCGCGTTTGCAGCACCTGACAAGATCCACTGGGCACCGGGGCTCCCGAAGACACGGAGCGGCAAGATCATGCGAAGAATATTGCGGAAAATTGCCTCCAGGCAGCTGGATGAGCTTGGTGACACGAGCACGCTTGCTGATCCTGGTGTGGTCGACCAGCTGATATCGCTTAGCGATAGTTAG